A stretch of Hoplias malabaricus isolate fHopMal1 chromosome 10, fHopMal1.hap1, whole genome shotgun sequence DNA encodes these proteins:
- the LOC136708960 gene encoding protein lin-28 homolog A-like, with translation MAEGGVGNGRGSLRRSAESEEGTDPLPMFGSGHCKWFNVRMGFGFISMTSRGGNPIDPPLDVFVHQSKLHMEGFRSLKEGEALEFTFKKSSKGLECLRVTGPGGAHCVGSEKRPKGKSMQQKRKPKGDRCYNCGGLDHHAKECGLPPQPKKCHYCQSATHMVAHCPHKASSDTQGRYSLEPSASCSGQAPGPHSSDTGQRALYSSQDCSRSSKPSSSPEDPTPKAASSHRKKRKT, from the exons ATGGCCGAAG GAGGTGTGGGGAATGGTCGGGGGAGCCTGCGGAGGTCTGCCGAGTCTGAGGAAGGAACTGACCCCTTGCCCATGTTCGGCTCAGGCCACTGTAAGTGGTTTAATGTACGAATGGGCTTTGGATTCATATCGATGACTAGTCGCGGAGGAAATCCCATTGATCCTCCATTGGATGTGTTTGTTCACCAA agtAAGTTGCACATGGAGGGTTTTCGTAGTCTGAAGGAAGGAGAAGCTTTGGAGTTCACCTTCAAGAAGTCCTCCAAGGGCCTTGAGTGTCTGCGGGTAACAGGACCTGGAGGAGCCCACTGTGTGGGCAGCGAGAAGAGACCCAAAGGGAAAAGCATGCAGCAGAAACGAAAGCCAAAGGGAGACCG ATGTTATAACTGTGGTGGTTTGGACCATCATGCCAAAGAGTGTGGCCTCCCCCCACAACCCAAGAAGTGCCACTACTGCCAGAGTGCCACTCACATGGTGGCACACTGTCCGCACAAAGCGTCCTCAGACACTCAGGGAAGGTACAGCTTAGAGCCGTCTGCCTCCTGCTCAGGCCAAGCCCCAGGTCCCCACAGCTCAGACACAGGCCAAAGAGCTTTGTACTCATCTCAGGACTGCTCCAGATCCAGCAAACCCTCCAGCTCACCTGAAGATCCCACGCCAAAAGCTGCCTCATCAcacagaaaaaagaggaaaacgTAA